AATACGGAAGGTCTATTGTTGAAGGGTTTGCGGCTCCTGAAGATTATTGTAAAGATCGACGTCTAATGACTGTTCTCGATTCCGTATTAAAGGACCTATCGGACTCCATTCCGAATAATCCGTATCATTTTCATCTGAAAATAGTTAATGATAAAATTGTTAACGCATTTGCCCTGCCTGGAGGGATTATCATTGTTTTCAGTGGTTTATTAGAAGAAACGGATTCTCCCGATGAATTTGCCGGGGTACTGGCTCACGAAATTCAACATATTGTCAGGCACCATTCCACGCGTGAAATACTTCGCCAAGCATCAACCAGTTTTCTGGTTTCTTCATTAACGGGACATTTTGGGAATGATAGTACTTTTAGTCTTCGAGGAGTCAGAATGTTGGAAACGTTACACTACGACAGAAAGTTAGAAGAGGAGGCTGATCGAGAAGGAATGAAACTTTTGGTAAGCGCTAAATATCAGCCTGAAGCCATGATTCGAATGTTTGAAAAATTTGAGAAAGGTAAGAGTGACCGGGATCCTATTTTAACCTTCCTCTCAACCCATCCGGCCACTGAAAATCGAATCAAAAATTTAAAGGAATTGATGAATCAACTTACAGCGCAACCGGTCATCCATAGCCAGGACAGTCTTTGGAATGAGGCTAGATTGATCTGTCAGAATTCTTCGTAATAGATTCTTTGGTGCTAAATAAAACACCCTAGGTCGATAAATTACCTATATATTTTTGACCAATCTATAAAAAATTCCTTCCTGGAACCTTCAAGGTATCCCAGCTTTCAGTCCGTACAACCCTTCCAACGGCAATCGTTGTATTTTATAACGGCCTCTGAACACATCATTTCGCAAAAGCTGTTTTCACAATTCATTAAAAACCCTTTACAAGGTATACCTTAATAAGGTATAAATAATTATGGCCATTTGTTCTTTTTTTGACAAAGGTACAGAACAATTTTTCCTGATTGGAAAGGTGGCTAAAGGAATTGGCTGGAGTTCCATTAGCAATGTCGTCAAGAGAAAGCTTGATATGGTTCATTATGCTGAGGCTCTCAATGATTTAAAGGTCCCACCTGGAAACCGTTTGGAATCTCTTACCGGTGACTTAAAGGGATATTATAGTATTCGCATCAATGATCAATGGCGGATTGTTTTCGGGTGGACGGACTCTGGCCCCAATAAAGTACGAGTTTGTGATTATCACTGAATAAGGAGGTACTATGTTTAAAATTAGGAGAAATCCTACCACTCCGGGTGAGATTTTGAAGGAAGAGTTTTTGGTGCCCCTCGGGTTGACTCAGGGGGAGTTGGCTTTGCATCTTAACTGTGATGTAAAGGTGATTAACCGGATAATCAATGGACATACCCGTGTTACAGCGGAAATGGCAATTAAGCTAGCCGCTGCCTTTAACACAACGCCGGAGTTTTGGCTAAACGCCCAAAAAGCTGTGGACCTTTATAAGGCATCTAAAAATATTAGTAAATTGCCAAAATCATTACTGTTGAAGACAGCATAGAACCGTTACCTTTTCCAAAAAACCACTCTCTTGTAGAGTATCCCAGCCCCACGCAGAGTTGTACTGGTAATCCACGGTTTTTGTGATGCCCCTTTTCCGGGGATTCGTGGAATCTTTAACGAAAGACTGATCGATGGACTCTTTTATGTGCCCAAGCGTTCTTTTTTAATTTAAAGAGAATCACGCACAAAAATAGTTCTTGCTTTTCGGCCCGGTTGTGTTTTATACTAAAAAGCTAAATAAATTTAACAGGCTGCCTGTTAACATCAACCACAGTTAGTTTCTGCTGAAAATCCTCTCTTGTATTTCTGTTCGATCTCTGATCTGCCAGGGTTTATCCTTTCATCATAAACTAATCTATACCAAAGAATGGAAAATTAAATGGATACATCTACGCGAGAGATGCGTCAATCTCACTCCGTCAGCACGGAAGTCATTACCCCCTCGAACACCCAGAAAGTTTTGTTTGAGGATTTTAAAATCAGCCCGCCGGTTTTAAGCGCTTTATACGGCATGGGATTTAAAGAGCCCTCGCCGATTCAAGTTGGGACCTTGGCATTGGCCTTGAGAGGGTCCGATGTCATTGGACAGGCGCAAACCGGAACCGGCAAAACAGCCGCTTTCGGAATTCCTATTATCGAAAAAATTAATCCTTCCGACCGAAAGCTTCAGGCTTTGATTATGGCCCCCACGCGGGAATTGGCTATTCAGGTGGCCGAGGAGCTCAACCGGATCGGAAAAGGAAAAGGGATCGTTTCTCTTCCGGTTTACGGAGGACAGGCGATTACGATTCAGCTGGCAAGTTTAAAGCGGGGTGTTCATATTGTTGTAGGAACCCCGGGCCGGTTAATCGACCATTTAAACCGGAAGACGCTTCGTCTTCAGGACGTTCAGACCGTGGTTCTAGATGAAGCAGATGTTATGCTTGACATGGGATTTATTGACGATATCACCACCCTTTTACAGCAGGTTCCCAAAGAGCGTCAGACCCTTCTGTTTTCGGCCACGCTCTCTGAGCCGATTCTTCAAATCGCCAAGAAATATATGAATCATCCTTCGGAAGTCCGAATCAGCAAAAAAAACGTGACCGTAGAGAAAATCGAACAGGTTTATTACGAAACCCCTCATTCCCAGCGGTTTGACACATTCTGCCGGGTCATGGATGTGAACAAGCCGACGCTTACCCTGGTCTTTTGTGATACCAAAATGAATGTCGACCAGCTGACAGCAAGATTGATCAAAGCGGGGTATCCGAGCGAGGCCATTCATGGAGACCTCAGTCAGCTCCAGCGTGACAAGGTCATGAAGAAATTCAGGGACGGGACGATAAAAATCCTGGTCGCCACCGATGTGGCCGCCCGGGGTTTAAATGTCTCTGCCGTCTCTCATGTGATCAATTATCATATTCCGAAAAATACTGAGACCTATATTCACCGGATCGGGAGAACCGGCCGTGCCGGCAAAGAAGGGATGGCGATTACGCTGATCACGCCGCATGAAAATAGGGATTTAAAATCGATTGAGGCTCAATCGAAGGCAAAAATTGAAAAAAGAGCAATTCCTTCAGACGATGAGGTTCGGGGTTCCCGGTTGAGTCAGGTCCAGGAACAGATTGAAACGACTTTGAAAAAAGGGGCCGTGAAAAAATACTCTCCCTGGCTTAAAGAGCTTTATTCCGGATTTACACCGGAAGAGGTTGCGTCCGCTCTTCTTTACCTTCACGATCACGTTGAACCTGTTGTGGTAACCGAAAAAGAGGAAAGTTCAAGGGGGTTTCGCTCAAACACGAGGCGCCGCGATGAAAGGTCTGGCAGCAGGTATTCGTCGAACAGGCCAGCCGCGGGAAGGGAACGAAATTCTTATGCCCGCCAGGCATCTTCTGACGACAATGCTAGAACGGAACGGAGCTCTTATACGACTCGTCCGAGGGCTTCAGAAAAAAAAGAAGCGGTACGGGGAAAAGAAATTTATATGATGCCGGTGATGACACGGTCAAAACGGTCAAAAAACAAGGCCTACTAAAACGAAATATTGATGGAGGCGTGAAGGGCTGTTCCTTTTGGAGGCGCGTTGGTTCCGATCGGAATGGTCCTCTCGATTCCGCCGGTCAGCTGAAAGGGGTTTCTAAAAAAGCGTAAGGATGCCGAGACCGTTCCAAAATCTTGATTTATTCCATATTTGCTTGTCCCGGTTCCTTCTAAAAGGAGGACCCACGATTCGGCGAGAGGGAAAAAGCCTCCGCCTCCGTACCGGATATATTTTTCTTCACGGGTTTTTCCGATATCCTGGGCAAAAACGCCCGCTTCTCCCGTTAAGCTAAAAGAATAATCAATCAGGTCGATCTTCCCGTCTGCAATGAGTTCAAAGTCGCCTCCATAGGAATCAACGGTTCGAAGGCCTTTATTTTGATCTCCTGTCGGTAACTCAACAGTGAGCGCCAAAGCCAGCGAAGGGATGTCTTCGCTTATTTGATCCAGCCAATGAACTTTGCCTGAAATTTGAATATCACCTATCCCTGACAGGTTGCCGCTTTGGTTGAAATAAGGAATGACCATCGCCGTTTCAATCCCATCCAGAAGGCCCGTTGACAAAACCGCTTCCACGGTACCTTTTTTAAAGTTATTCAGGTCGCTTTCAAAAGCGATACCGAACAAGGCGGCTTTAAGCTCGCCTTTCAAGAGCGTTTGGGTTGAGTCGATAAAATAATAACCGGAAAGACCTTTTACGTTGGACGCCGGGACATAATCGTCAACTTCCAGGGCCAAAAGAGGGTGAACCGAAATAACGAGAATAACGAGAAAAAATAAAATGGCAAGATTTTTCTTAAGCATCGCGCTCCTTATTCTTTATTAATTCCTGTTGACCTATTGAGATTCCTATCGTGTTTTAAGGTACCATTCGATGGTTTTCTTTAAACCTTCTTCAAAACTGGTTTTGGCCTTAAATCCAAACTCTTTAGACGCCCGGGTGGTATCGAGGGAACGCCGGGGTTGTCCATCGGGTTTGGACGTTTCCCAGTTTATTTTTCCGGTAAAGTTTGAAAGTTTCGCAATAAGGGCGGCAAGGTCTTTTATGGAAATTTCAAAACCTGCTCCCAGGTTGACAGGATCGGGCTTATTATATTTTTCAGTCGCCAAAATAATCCCTTCCGCGCAATCTCCTACATAGAGAAACTCCCGGGTAGCCCTTCCGGTCCCCCAAACCGTAATTTCATTTTCCCCATGCTGGATAGCGTCGACGCATTTCTTGATTAAAGCAGGAATCACATGAGACGATCGGGGGTCGAAATTATCGCGCGGACCATAAAGATTGACGGGAAGAAGATAAATTGAGTTGAACCCGTATTGTTGGCGGTATGCCTGAGACTGGATAAGCATCATTTTTTTGGCCAGCCCATAAGGGGCGTTGGTCTCTTCAGGATAACCGTCCCAGAGGGCGTCTTCCTTGAAAGGAACAGGGGTAAATTTAGGATATGCGCAGATGGTTCCGATGGCAACAAACTTTTCCAGACCGTATAGACGGGCTTCCTCC
Above is a window of Nitrospirota bacterium DNA encoding:
- a CDS encoding M48 family metallopeptidase, which gives rise to MKLKIALSALLGTLVFAPIFYFVLLPVVILTAAKFVPVSWEEQYGRSIVEGFAAPEDYCKDRRLMTVLDSVLKDLSDSIPNNPYHFHLKIVNDKIVNAFALPGGIIIVFSGLLEETDSPDEFAGVLAHEIQHIVRHHSTREILRQASTSFLVSSLTGHFGNDSTFSLRGVRMLETLHYDRKLEEEADREGMKLLVSAKYQPEAMIRMFEKFEKGKSDRDPILTFLSTHPATENRIKNLKELMNQLTAQPVIHSQDSLWNEARLICQNSS
- a CDS encoding transporter; this encodes MLKKNLAILFFLVILVISVHPLLALEVDDYVPASNVKGLSGYYFIDSTQTLLKGELKAALFGIAFESDLNNFKKGTVEAVLSTGLLDGIETAMVIPYFNQSGNLSGIGDIQISGKVHWLDQISEDIPSLALALTVELPTGDQNKGLRTVDSYGGDFELIADGKIDLIDYSFSLTGEAGVFAQDIGKTREEKYIRYGGGGFFPLAESWVLLLEGTGTSKYGINQDFGTVSASLRFFRNPFQLTGGIERTIPIGTNAPPKGTALHASINISF
- a CDS encoding HigA family addiction module antidote protein, which translates into the protein MFKIRRNPTTPGEILKEEFLVPLGLTQGELALHLNCDVKVINRIINGHTRVTAEMAIKLAAAFNTTPEFWLNAQKAVDLYKASKNISKLPKSLLLKTA
- a CDS encoding type II toxin-antitoxin system RelE/ParE family toxin — its product is MAICSFFDKGTEQFFLIGKVAKGIGWSSISNVVKRKLDMVHYAEALNDLKVPPGNRLESLTGDLKGYYSIRINDQWRIVFGWTDSGPNKVRVCDYH
- a CDS encoding DEAD/DEAH box helicase yields the protein MDTSTREMRQSHSVSTEVITPSNTQKVLFEDFKISPPVLSALYGMGFKEPSPIQVGTLALALRGSDVIGQAQTGTGKTAAFGIPIIEKINPSDRKLQALIMAPTRELAIQVAEELNRIGKGKGIVSLPVYGGQAITIQLASLKRGVHIVVGTPGRLIDHLNRKTLRLQDVQTVVLDEADVMLDMGFIDDITTLLQQVPKERQTLLFSATLSEPILQIAKKYMNHPSEVRISKKNVTVEKIEQVYYETPHSQRFDTFCRVMDVNKPTLTLVFCDTKMNVDQLTARLIKAGYPSEAIHGDLSQLQRDKVMKKFRDGTIKILVATDVAARGLNVSAVSHVINYHIPKNTETYIHRIGRTGRAGKEGMAITLITPHENRDLKSIEAQSKAKIEKRAIPSDDEVRGSRLSQVQEQIETTLKKGAVKKYSPWLKELYSGFTPEEVASALLYLHDHVEPVVVTEKEESSRGFRSNTRRRDERSGSRYSSNRPAAGRERNSYARQASSDDNARTERSSYTTRPRASEKKEAVRGKEIYMMPVMTRSKRSKNKAY
- a CDS encoding GDP-L-fucose synthase encodes the protein MSNLNQKRIVVTGGSGFLGSYVVEKLRERGYPSVFPVRSKDYNLVEHENVKRLYKDLRPEILIHLAAVVGGIGANSENPGSFFYQNLIMGALLMEEARLYGLEKFVAIGTICAYPKFTPVPFKEDALWDGYPEETNAPYGLAKKMMLIQSQAYRQQYGFNSIYLLPVNLYGPRDNFDPRSSHVIPALIKKCVDAIQHGENEITVWGTGRATREFLYVGDCAEGIILATEKYNKPDPVNLGAGFEISIKDLAALIAKLSNFTGKINWETSKPDGQPRRSLDTTRASKEFGFKAKTSFEEGLKKTIEWYLKTR